In the genome of Salvelinus sp. IW2-2015 linkage group LG25, ASM291031v2, whole genome shotgun sequence, one region contains:
- the LOC111951974 gene encoding BCL2/adenovirus E1B 19 kDa protein-interacting protein 3, giving the protein MSLQKEIPYEENLQGSWVELHYNIGSGSQVCQEQISTTTLDVDLEKLLLDAQHESSRSTSRGSSQCDSPLRSQTPLLLFRGSEGNSSQSEEDNQERIREVENLLKKNADLIWDWSSRPENNPPKEFLLKHPRRSASLSIRKTSVMKKGGVLSPDFLKLFLPSLFISHILAVGLGIYIGRRLSTYSTY; this is encoded by the exons ATGTCGCTTCAGAAGGAAATTCCGTATGAGGAGAACTTGCAGG GTTCCTGGGTGGAGCTGCACTATAACATTGGCAGTGGGAGTCAGGTGTGCCAGGAGCAGATCTCAACAACCACTCTTGATGTAGACCTGGAGAAGTTACTACTAGACGCCCAACACGAGTCAAGCAGGAGTACCTCGAGAGGAAGCTCACAATGTGACAG TCCGCTTAGGTCACAGACTCCTCTTCTTCTGTTTAGAGGCTCAGAGGGAAACAGTTCACAG TCTGAGGAAGATAACCAAGAAAGAATCCGGGAAGTAGAGAATCTACTGAAGAAGAATGCTGACCTAATCTGGGACTGGTCCAGTCGTCCTGAGAACAACCCACCAAA GGAGTTTCTGCTGAAACACCCCAGGCGCTCAGCCTCGCTCAGCATCAGGAAGACCAGCGTCATGAAGAAGGGAGGCGTTCTCTCCCCTGACTTCCTCAAGCTTTTCCTTCCTTCATTATTCATTTCTCATATACTCGCAGTTGGCCTGGG GATATACATTGGGAGGCGCCTCAGCACATACAGCACCTACTGA
- the LOC111951856 gene encoding serine/threonine-protein phosphatase 2A 55 kDa regulatory subunit B delta isoform → MAGVAGGNDLQWCFSQVKGAIDEDVAEADIISTVEFNHSGELLATGDKGGRVVIFQHEQECKNRPNLRGEYNVYSTFQSHEPEFDYLKSLEIEEKINKIRWLPQQNSAHFLLSTNDKTIKLWKIGERDKRAEGYNLKDEDGRLRDPFRITSLRVPVLMPMDLMVEASPRRVFANAHTYHINSISVNSDHQTYLSADDLRINLWHLEITDRSFNIVDIKPANMEELTEVITAAECHPNQCNVFVYSSSKGTIRLCDMRTAALCDRHTKFFEEPEDPSSRSFFSEIISSISDVKFSHSGRYMMTRDYLSVKVWDLNMENRPVETYQVHEYLRSKLCSLYENDCIFDKFECCWNGSDSAIMTGSYNNFFRMFDRNTRKDITLEASRESSKPRATLKPRKVSTGGKRKKDEISVDSLDFNKKILHTAWHPKENVIAVAATNNLYTFQDKIN, encoded by the exons ATGGCAG GAGTTGCCGGTGGAAATGATTTGCAGTGGTGTTTCTCACAAGTGAAGGGGGCGATAGATGAAGATGTTGCAGAAG CTGATATCATCTCAACGGTTGAATTCAACCATTCTGGAGAGTTGCTAGCAACTGGAGACAAGGGAGGCAGAGTTGTCATATTTCAACATGAACAGGAG TGTAAAAATCGACCAAACCTGCGAGGGGAATACAATGTTTATAGCACTTTTCAGAGTCACGAACCTGAATTTGACTACTTGAAAAGTTTAGAAATTGAggaaaaaattaacaaaataagaTGGTTACCCCAACAAAACTCAGCTCACTTTCTACTCTCAACAAATG atAAAACGATCAAATTGTGGAAAATCGGTGAACGAGACAAGCGGGCTGAGGGTTACAACTTGAAAGATGAAGACGGACGTCTCAGGGATCCCTTTAGAATTACCTCCCTGCGG GTACCAGTGCTGATGCCCATGGATCTCATGGTAGAAGCAAGTCCTCGTAGGGTGTTTGCCAACGCTCACACATATCATATTAATTCAATTTCTGTAAATAGCGATCATCAAACATACCTCTCCGCTGATGATCTAAGAATTAATCTATGGCACTTGGAAATCACAGACCGAAGTTTTA ACATTGTAGACATCAAGCCTGCCAACATGGAGGAACTGACAGAGGTGATCACAGCGGCTGAGTGCCATCCAAACCAATGCAATGTATTTGTGTACAGCAGTAGCAAAGGCACCATACGCCTCTGTGACATGCGAACAGCAGCACTCTGCGATAGGCACACCAAGT TCTTTGAGGAGCCTGAGGATCCAAGCAGCAGGTCATTTTTCTCTGAGATCATCTCGTCCATCTCTGACGTGAAGTTCAGTCACAGCGGGCGCTACATGATGACACGGGACTACCTCTCCGTCAAGGTGTGGGACCTCAACATGGAGAACAGGCCAGTCGAGACATATCAG GTTCACGAATACCTTCGCAGCAAGCTTTGCTCGTTATATGAAAATGACTGCATCTTCGACAAGTTTGAGTGCTGCTGGAACGGTAGCGACAG TGCCATCATGACCGGCTCCTACAACAACTTTTTCCGGATGTTTGACCGCAACACCAGGAAGGACATCACATTGGAGGCCTCTAGGGAGAGCAGCAAACCGCGGGCTACACTCAAACCCCGCAAAGTCTCCACCGGTGGCAAGAGGAAGAAAGACGAAATTAGCGTGGACAGCCTGGACTTCAACAAGAAGATCCTGCACACCGCCTGGCACCCCAAAGAAAACGTAATCGCTGTGGCGGCCACCAACAACCTGTACACTTTCCAGGACAAGATCAACTAA